The proteins below are encoded in one region of Candidatus Ozemobacteraceae bacterium:
- a CDS encoding ATP-binding cassette domain-containing protein has protein sequence MPDHATPLCIEARGLCRSFDVRLKAEGLKASIEAFFRPRIETIDAVSGLDMLIEPGEIVGFLGPNGAGKTTTLKMFSGLIPPTAGSVRVLGFDPFRRDHAFLRNISLVMGQKQNLWWDLPPAETLAIHRELYGLTASEFETRRDELVEMLGIRDCLEIQARKLSLGQRMRCELAVSLLHRPAVLFLDEPTIGLDILMQKRIRTFLLEYHERFRPTVLLTSHYMEDVAALARRVIVINRGVKVFDGSLGELAKKTRADRILQVTFDAVPEHFSPERYGKLLSHDGSRFSILVPRDQSPALAAELYSTGHVNDLTIEEPPLEEAISPLFT, from the coding sequence ATGCCGGACCACGCGACCCCGCTCTGCATCGAAGCTCGAGGCCTGTGCCGAAGCTTCGACGTCAGGCTGAAGGCGGAAGGGCTGAAAGCCAGCATTGAGGCGTTTTTCCGGCCCCGCATCGAGACGATCGACGCGGTGAGCGGACTCGACATGCTGATCGAACCGGGCGAGATCGTCGGCTTCCTCGGCCCGAACGGCGCCGGCAAGACGACGACGCTGAAGATGTTCTCCGGGCTGATCCCGCCGACCGCTGGGTCCGTGCGGGTGCTGGGGTTCGACCCCTTCCGCCGCGACCATGCCTTTCTGCGGAACATCTCGCTCGTGATGGGCCAGAAGCAGAACCTCTGGTGGGACCTCCCGCCCGCGGAGACGCTGGCCATTCATCGAGAACTCTACGGCCTCACGGCATCCGAGTTCGAAACCAGGCGCGACGAACTGGTCGAGATGCTTGGAATCCGCGACTGTCTCGAGATCCAGGCTCGCAAGCTCTCGCTCGGACAACGCATGCGGTGCGAGCTGGCCGTTTCCCTTCTGCATCGGCCCGCAGTCCTGTTCCTCGACGAGCCGACGATCGGACTCGATATCCTGATGCAAAAGCGCATCCGCACGTTCCTTCTCGAGTATCACGAGCGGTTCCGGCCGACGGTTCTTCTGACCTCGCACTACATGGAAGACGTCGCCGCCCTCGCCCGCCGCGTCATCGTCATCAACCGCGGCGTCAAGGTGTTCGACGGCTCCCTCGGCGAACTCGCGAAGAAAACGCGCGCCGACCGCATCCTCCAGGTCACGTTCGACGCCGTTCCGGAACACTTCTCGCCCGAGCGATACGGCAAACTTCTCTCGCATGACGGGTCACGCTTTTCGATCCTCGTTCCGCGAGACCAGTCACCCGCCCTTGCGGCGGAGCTCTACTCCACCGGCCACGTCAACGACCTCACGATCGAGGAGCCTCCCCTCGAGGAGGCGATCTCGCCCCTTTTCACCTGA
- a CDS encoding RNA methyltransferase, translated as MKNRQPLLKNIRIVLVEPQGAMNVGSVCRAMKNFGLRELVLVRPGCELNLDAIKMALTARDILESAKIVQTIPEAVAGSLLVLGTSNRHGEYHEPHMTVQEGLERVAPCLPEGPVSILFGREEWGLTKDDLKFCQGTMHIVTDPEFTSMNLAQAVLLISYELYQKFGVKPPKRMPDPNNPFEMPPTFEELQRLYDHMFSVLKMCHFLPTKNPDGLFQLVRAFINRSQATHREINILMGIFSNVEGFMRIYVHGQKRQKDKSGAPPPPLPTSALKRMAAKLASPKPPEPDDGKNE; from the coding sequence ATGAAAAACAGGCAACCTCTGCTGAAAAACATCAGGATCGTCCTCGTCGAGCCGCAGGGCGCGATGAATGTGGGCTCGGTGTGCCGGGCCATGAAGAATTTCGGTCTGCGCGAGCTCGTTCTCGTGCGCCCCGGCTGCGAACTCAATCTTGACGCGATCAAGATGGCGCTGACCGCTCGAGACATTCTCGAATCGGCGAAGATCGTGCAGACGATTCCCGAGGCCGTGGCCGGAAGCCTGCTCGTGCTCGGCACGTCGAACCGCCACGGCGAGTATCACGAGCCGCACATGACGGTCCAGGAAGGCCTCGAGCGGGTCGCCCCGTGTCTGCCCGAAGGGCCGGTGTCGATCCTCTTCGGCCGCGAGGAATGGGGCCTGACGAAGGACGATTTGAAATTCTGCCAGGGAACGATGCACATCGTGACCGACCCCGAGTTCACCTCGATGAATCTGGCGCAGGCGGTTCTGCTGATCTCGTATGAGCTCTACCAGAAGTTCGGCGTCAAGCCCCCGAAGCGGATGCCCGACCCGAACAACCCGTTCGAGATGCCGCCGACGTTCGAGGAGTTGCAACGGCTGTATGACCACATGTTTTCGGTGCTGAAGATGTGCCATTTCCTGCCGACGAAGAACCCCGACGGCCTGTTCCAGTTGGTCAGGGCGTTCATCAACCGTTCGCAGGCGACCCATCGCGAAATCAATATATTGATGGGTATATTTTCGAACGTCGAGGGGTTCATGCGCATCTACGTCCATGGCCAGAAGCGCCAGAAGGACAAATCCGGCGCCCCCCCTCCCCCGTTGCCCACTTCCGCCCTCAAGCGGATGGCCGCGAAGCTCGCTTCACCAAAGCCCCCCGAACCTGACGACGGGAAGAACGAGTGA